From the genome of Schaalia dentiphila ATCC 17982, one region includes:
- a CDS encoding AMP-binding protein has protein sequence MDLTTQLRELYAPGVAYNIAIPDRPIPDMVLEVASRYPKRAAIDFFARQLTYAELAQEMRQAAGALHQAGVRPGDRVALVMPNCPQHAVAVLGTMLLGAVVVEHNPLAPAGELEGEYERHGARVTIAWSKSLEKLTFLGRGHTTFCMDLTTALPAASRMALKFPVKAAREKREQLSSPRPNWARSWTHAMRTATPWRGDCPSAMEDVALLIHTGGTTGVPKAAALTHANLMANVEESIAWVPVLHEGAEVFYCILPLFHAFGFTIGFLAGLRLGATIAMFPKFDTALVLAAQRRLPCTFFLGVPPMYERLLAAAQGTNADLSSIHFSLSGAMPLSAELADQWEQATGGLMIEGYGMTEASPIILGSPLASSRARGALGIPFPSTQVRIVDPENPSREVADGEVGELIARGPQVFSGYWNQDDETADVFTEDDWLRTGDLVQVRDGFIYMADRRKEMINSSGFNVYPTQVENAVRSMPGVLDVAAVGVPAGESGEDVVAAVVLEAGASVTLADLRKWAEKSLAHYALPRQIVVMTELPRSQLGKVMRKKVREQIMGAQAAATDAVAGAREAVAGARGAVSEAVAEARGSVAEAMASARETVAEAVAGVRASSSEQSSAPTDASDAPTQRHEETDDE, from the coding sequence ATGGATCTCACGACGCAGCTGCGCGAGCTATACGCACCGGGAGTCGCCTACAACATCGCAATTCCCGACCGTCCGATCCCGGACATGGTCCTGGAAGTCGCCTCCCGCTACCCCAAGCGCGCCGCGATTGACTTTTTCGCGCGCCAGCTCACATACGCGGAACTTGCTCAGGAGATGCGTCAGGCCGCGGGGGCCCTCCATCAGGCGGGCGTGCGCCCCGGAGACCGCGTCGCCCTCGTCATGCCGAACTGCCCGCAGCACGCCGTCGCCGTCCTGGGCACGATGCTCCTCGGTGCCGTCGTCGTCGAACACAATCCGCTTGCCCCCGCGGGCGAGCTGGAAGGCGAGTACGAGCGCCACGGTGCTCGCGTCACCATCGCCTGGTCGAAGTCCCTGGAGAAACTCACCTTCCTTGGGCGCGGCCACACCACCTTCTGCATGGACCTGACGACGGCTCTTCCCGCTGCCTCGCGCATGGCGCTCAAGTTTCCCGTCAAGGCGGCCCGCGAGAAGCGCGAACAGCTCTCCAGCCCGCGCCCGAACTGGGCTCGCTCCTGGACGCACGCCATGCGCACCGCGACCCCGTGGCGCGGCGACTGCCCGTCAGCAATGGAGGACGTCGCTCTCCTCATTCACACGGGCGGCACGACTGGCGTCCCGAAGGCCGCCGCTCTCACGCACGCCAACCTCATGGCCAACGTCGAGGAATCGATCGCGTGGGTTCCCGTCCTCCACGAGGGCGCGGAGGTCTTCTACTGCATCCTGCCCCTCTTCCACGCCTTCGGGTTCACGATTGGCTTCCTGGCAGGTCTGCGTCTGGGAGCGACGATCGCCATGTTCCCCAAATTCGACACCGCGCTGGTGCTGGCCGCTCAGCGCCGACTGCCGTGCACGTTCTTCCTGGGTGTTCCGCCCATGTACGAGCGCCTGCTCGCGGCGGCGCAGGGCACGAACGCGGACCTGTCCTCAATCCACTTCTCACTCTCGGGCGCAATGCCTCTCTCGGCTGAGCTGGCTGACCAGTGGGAGCAGGCCACCGGCGGCCTCATGATCGAAGGCTACGGCATGACGGAGGCCTCCCCGATCATCTTGGGATCACCCCTTGCCTCCTCTCGGGCACGCGGGGCGCTCGGTATCCCCTTCCCCTCCACCCAGGTGCGCATCGTCGATCCAGAGAATCCCTCGCGCGAGGTTGCCGATGGAGAGGTCGGTGAGCTCATTGCCCGCGGACCGCAGGTGTTCTCCGGCTATTGGAACCAGGACGATGAGACCGCCGACGTATTCACCGAGGATGACTGGCTGCGCACAGGCGACCTCGTTCAGGTGCGCGACGGCTTCATCTACATGGCGGATCGGCGCAAGGAGATGATCAATTCCTCCGGCTTCAACGTCTACCCCACGCAGGTCGAGAACGCCGTACGTTCGATGCCGGGTGTTCTCGACGTCGCAGCCGTCGGCGTGCCGGCCGGCGAGTCCGGCGAGGACGTCGTCGCCGCCGTCGTCCTTGAGGCGGGCGCCTCCGTGACGCTCGCAGACCTGCGCAAGTGGGCGGAGAAATCCCTGGCCCACTACGCGCTCCCCCGGCAGATCGTCGTTATGACGGAGCTGCCTCGCTCACAGCTGGGCAAGGTCATGCGCAAGAAGGTCCGCGAGCAGATCATGGGCGCCCAGGCTGCCGCAACCGACGCGGTTGCCGGTGCGCGAGAGGCTGTCGCGGGTGCGCGCGGCGCCGTCTCCGAGGCAGTGGCCGAGGCACGCGGTTCTGTCGCCGAGGCGATGGCTAGTGCGCGTGAGACAGTCGCCGAGGCCGTCGCCGGGGTTCGCGCATCCTCCTCCGAGCAGTCTTCCGCGCCCACCGATGCATCTGACGCACCGACACAGCGCCACGAGGAGACGGACGACGAGTAG
- the lexA gene encoding transcriptional repressor LexA, with protein MTERSISDRHRAILRVINEKLASSGFPPSVREIASAVGLASPSTVKHHLDALEADGYLVREPGLPRALDLTDRARAELGITPSTQPSEKVVRIEVPVSHVEEEGTAIPLVGRIAAGAPITAEQHVEDVFRLPTSMTGHGDLFMLEVSGESMVDAGIFDGDYVVIRSQNEARNGEFVAAMIDGEATVKELSITGGHVWLLPHNADYSPIPGDEATILGKVVTVIRSL; from the coding sequence ATGACCGAGCGTTCGATCAGCGATCGACACCGCGCGATCTTGCGAGTTATCAACGAAAAGCTGGCATCCAGCGGCTTCCCTCCGTCTGTGCGCGAGATCGCATCTGCAGTCGGTTTGGCGTCTCCCTCGACGGTGAAGCATCACCTTGACGCACTTGAGGCCGACGGATACCTGGTCCGCGAGCCCGGTCTGCCTCGCGCCCTCGACCTCACCGATCGGGCGCGCGCCGAGCTCGGCATCACCCCCTCAACGCAGCCTTCTGAGAAGGTCGTTCGCATCGAGGTCCCCGTCTCCCACGTCGAGGAGGAAGGAACGGCGATTCCGCTCGTTGGACGCATCGCTGCGGGTGCTCCCATCACGGCTGAGCAGCACGTGGAGGACGTTTTCCGTCTTCCCACGTCCATGACCGGACACGGCGATCTATTCATGCTCGAGGTGAGCGGCGAGTCGATGGTCGATGCGGGCATCTTCGACGGGGACTACGTTGTCATCCGCTCGCAGAACGAGGCCCGCAACGGAGAATTTGTCGCCGCCATGATCGACGGCGAAGCGACGGTGAAAGAATTGTCCATCACGGGCGGTCACGTCTGGCTCCTGCCCCACAACGCGGACTACTCCCCCATCCCGGGCGACGAAGCCACCATCCTCGGCAAGGTCGTCACCGTCATTCGTTCGCTCTGA
- a CDS encoding LysM peptidoglycan-binding domain-containing protein produces MSVPVATQTAVSFPARRHPLRAVEDAPQATVRDISTAPSARRRLDAQRGDDPSFLRAPAAPRRRTRSSRRGIIAGALATVVLSVGAGALGLAIQPAAYDGPTVTKAVVSGDSVWSLAQNVKTDRSLEQVVADIERMNNVQGALQPGQRVLVPVR; encoded by the coding sequence ATGAGTGTTCCCGTTGCAACGCAGACTGCCGTCTCGTTCCCCGCTCGCCGCCACCCGCTTCGCGCCGTGGAGGATGCGCCGCAGGCGACCGTTCGTGACATCTCTACCGCTCCGTCCGCGCGTCGTCGTCTCGATGCTCAGCGCGGCGACGATCCGTCGTTCCTGCGTGCTCCTGCTGCGCCGCGTCGTCGCACCCGCTCCTCTCGTCGCGGCATTATCGCCGGCGCACTTGCGACGGTCGTTCTCTCTGTGGGGGCCGGCGCCCTCGGTCTCGCCATCCAACCCGCAGCCTACGATGGCCCGACGGTGACGAAGGCAGTTGTCAGCGGTGACTCCGTGTGGTCGCTGGCTCAGAATGTCAAGACGGATCGTTCACTCGAGCAGGTTGTTGCTGACATTGAGCGCATGAATAACGTTCAGGGGGCCCTGCAGCCCGGGCAGCGGGTTCTCGTGCCCGTTCGCTGA
- the nrdR gene encoding transcriptional regulator NrdR gives MHCPFCHNPDSRVVDTRIADDGASIRRRRECTHCKKRFTTLETSSFQVVKRSGVVESFSRNKVVSGVKKACQGRPVSDDQLAILAQQVEEQLRSTGVSNVSTNEVGKAILPFLRDLDVIAYLRFASVYRQFDTLDDFEQAIQALRERAQGGDTVSEAGAHADVEPAAPAPAKKPRKARAARKRSVSNAPTLLGDD, from the coding sequence GTGCACTGCCCTTTCTGTCATAACCCGGATTCGCGCGTCGTTGATACGCGCATCGCGGACGACGGCGCCTCGATCAGGCGTCGGCGTGAGTGCACGCACTGCAAGAAGCGTTTTACGACCCTCGAAACGTCCTCGTTCCAGGTCGTCAAGCGCTCCGGCGTCGTCGAGTCTTTCTCCCGTAACAAGGTTGTGTCGGGTGTCAAGAAGGCCTGTCAGGGGCGGCCGGTCTCGGATGATCAGCTCGCGATTCTTGCTCAGCAGGTTGAGGAGCAGCTGCGCTCAACCGGCGTCTCCAACGTGTCGACGAACGAAGTCGGCAAAGCCATCCTCCCGTTCCTGCGTGACCTCGACGTGATCGCATACCTGCGTTTCGCCTCCGTCTATCGTCAGTTCGACACCCTTGATGATTTCGAACAGGCCATTCAGGCGCTGCGTGAGCGTGCGCAGGGCGGTGACACGGTGTCTGAGGCCGGTGCCCACGCGGACGTCGAACCCGCGGCTCCCGCGCCCGCGAAGAAGCCTCGCAAGGCGCGTGCGGCGCGCAAGCGCTCCGTCTCCAACGCCCCGACGCTGCTGGGAGACGACTAA